A region of Pyxidicoccus parkwaysis DNA encodes the following proteins:
- a CDS encoding HEAT repeat domain-containing protein, with product MRPPRPALLALVVLALIAAAAGITFSLRAPPPEPAPAAAAPAPTAPTVTASAPATPAPPPPTPAAHPASTYIGSEACSECHEDEHTAWSKDWHSRALSPATQKFVVGNFRNAHFKGESSEAWTRRDADKHLMRTRGADGELSEFPVNWVVGGKRMQDPITVLPDGRWQVLPIYFHVTGKGEWVDYSETKQGALTPDHPFFWANFRRSAQHACLDCHVTGLEASYDRTAHTWSTRFTDHGVACESCHGPGSKHADTQDPKDIIQPSKLPNAEALAVCAQCHGPRRPLFPILDAPHRFQPGQRYDDHYQPVVLLVGNERSGDYFTDGRPSTSSFEYQALIQSKCHLQGGATCLTCHTAPHEPHAANELEKLKKPLAHVSVSASTCHQCHEDVFAQGKAHTHHSASAANDCLSCHMPAVVSGVLDKFADHAIDVPAPDNTSRHDIPNACNTCHTQETPAAMSQALLKWWPQAGTRQQRRLTLADAFDEKTAATSRPALETVLADTTEAPSLRGVAARLLARRFKHDAAPTLRTVLKSTTDSLLRSDVIESLGAAGAREAANDLVPLLSDSSLWVRQAAALTLAGLGDARAVPALEALANGPETSGLVQPHILLGQLAIRRKDLATATRELERALDLQPYNAEALVRLADLYVVQNQPQRGQERLEEALRFDPQSRSAKQRLNMLRQEQ from the coding sequence ATGCGCCCCCCTCGCCCCGCTCTGCTCGCCCTCGTGGTCCTCGCCCTGATTGCGGCGGCCGCGGGAATCACCTTCTCACTCCGCGCCCCGCCTCCGGAGCCCGCGCCCGCCGCCGCCGCTCCCGCGCCCACCGCTCCCACCGTCACGGCGAGCGCCCCCGCGACTCCGGCGCCCCCGCCTCCCACGCCCGCCGCCCACCCCGCGAGCACATACATCGGCTCCGAGGCGTGCAGCGAGTGCCACGAGGATGAGCACACCGCGTGGAGCAAGGACTGGCACTCACGCGCGCTCTCCCCCGCCACGCAGAAGTTCGTCGTCGGCAACTTCCGCAACGCGCACTTCAAGGGCGAATCCAGCGAGGCGTGGACGCGACGCGACGCGGACAAGCACCTCATGCGCACCCGTGGCGCCGACGGCGAGCTCTCCGAGTTCCCGGTGAACTGGGTCGTCGGCGGCAAGCGCATGCAGGACCCCATCACCGTCCTCCCCGACGGACGTTGGCAGGTGCTCCCCATCTACTTCCACGTCACCGGCAAGGGTGAGTGGGTGGACTACTCCGAGACGAAGCAGGGCGCCCTCACTCCGGACCATCCCTTCTTCTGGGCCAACTTCCGCCGCAGCGCCCAGCACGCGTGTCTCGACTGCCACGTCACCGGGCTCGAGGCGAGCTACGACCGCACCGCCCACACCTGGTCCACCCGCTTCACCGACCATGGCGTCGCCTGCGAGAGCTGCCACGGCCCCGGCTCCAAGCACGCCGACACGCAGGACCCCAAGGACATCATCCAGCCGTCGAAGCTCCCCAACGCCGAGGCCCTCGCCGTCTGCGCCCAGTGCCACGGCCCGCGCCGCCCGCTGTTCCCCATCCTCGACGCCCCCCATCGCTTCCAGCCCGGCCAGCGCTACGACGACCACTACCAGCCCGTCGTCCTCCTCGTCGGCAACGAGCGCTCCGGCGACTACTTCACCGACGGCCGCCCCAGCACCTCCAGCTTCGAGTACCAGGCCCTCATCCAGTCCAAGTGCCACCTCCAGGGCGGCGCCACCTGCCTCACCTGCCACACCGCCCCCCACGAGCCTCACGCCGCCAACGAGCTCGAGAAGCTCAAGAAGCCCCTGGCCCACGTCTCCGTCAGCGCCTCCACCTGCCATCAGTGCCACGAGGACGTCTTCGCCCAGGGCAAGGCCCACACGCACCACTCCGCCAGCGCGGCCAATGACTGTCTGTCCTGTCACATGCCGGCCGTCGTCTCCGGCGTGCTCGACAAGTTCGCCGACCACGCCATCGACGTGCCCGCGCCGGACAACACCTCGCGCCACGACATCCCCAACGCCTGCAACACCTGCCACACCCAGGAGACGCCCGCGGCCATGTCCCAGGCGCTCCTCAAGTGGTGGCCCCAGGCCGGCACGCGCCAGCAGCGCCGCCTCACACTGGCCGATGCCTTCGACGAGAAGACCGCCGCCACCAGCCGCCCCGCGCTGGAGACCGTGCTCGCGGACACCACCGAGGCCCCGTCGCTGCGAGGCGTCGCCGCCAGGCTCCTCGCCCGCCGCTTCAAGCACGACGCCGCGCCCACCCTGCGCACCGTGCTGAAGAGCACCACCGACAGCCTGCTGCGCTCGGACGTCATCGAAAGCCTGGGCGCCGCGGGCGCGCGCGAGGCCGCGAATGATTTGGTGCCGCTCCTCTCGGACAGCTCGCTCTGGGTGCGGCAGGCCGCCGCGCTGACGCTGGCCGGACTCGGTGACGCGCGCGCGGTGCCCGCGCTGGAGGCCCTGGCCAACGGGCCCGAGACGTCCGGACTGGTGCAGCCGCACATCCTGCTCGGCCAGCTCGCCATCCGCCGCAAGGACCTGGCCACCGCCACCCGCGAGCTCGAGCGCGCGCTGGACCTCCAGCCCTACAACGCCGAGGCCCTGGTGCGGCTCGCGGACCTGTACGTCGTCCAGAACCAGCCGCAGCGCGGGCAGGAGCGCCTGGAGGAGGCCCTGCGCTTCGACCCGCAGAGCCGCTCCGCGAAGCAGCGCCTCAACATGCTCCGCCAGGAGCAATAG